The Neurospora crassa OR74A linkage group V, whole genome shotgun sequence sequence AGGTGTAAAGGTAAAGAGGGATCAGGCCTTGGGGGGTCTAGAACTCTACGGCATACGAGCTATGTAGAACTAGTAATACTACGACCGTCATTCCTTTACTACAGTAGCATTTAGGCGGCAATGTTTGGTTTCAGCTTTTGTCGCAATGTACACTATATAGTACATGGACATGGCCCAAAAAAGGCAGATGGTAGCTACGAATACAACGCCCGAAAATATCAGGTCGAGATGACCATAGTGATGATTCACATTATGAATCTGTTTCGTGATTGTTTTGAAGGTTGATGTGTGTTCTCTGCTGTGTATCGGAGTCAGCGATCCTTCCACAGAGCACAAAGAAACCGATCTGTTTAGTGTACTGGAGGTGAAGTCGGGCTGGAGCAGAGTAGAGAAGCCGGACATCACGTCAACCGAACTCGCCGTCGGGCTCTTCTCGTATGTATGTAAATTGGAGATTTGGATTGTCCCTATTGAGCAACAACTGAACCCGACGATTTCAAGTCCAAGCTTACGATATGTGGGTGGTGTGTACATATGTGTGGTGGgttgtggtgtgtgtgtcaCCCCACGCTACATACAGTACTATAGTACATCCCACATCCATACATAGTAGTAGATACACCCATCACACGAACTTTCGGGGGATCGGGGGAGATGGAATGTGCCACCCACTCATTCCTCGACGCCGCCTCAGACAGGCATCCTTCCTTTTCGCTTCTTGCCGCATGGAGGATGGGCACGGGACTCGActgaattttttttttttttttcggtcaTGGTTGATTTGATTCCCGGATCTAgagatggatgggatggaatggATAGAGCTTTGGGGGTGAGAGTGTTTACCTAGTTGGGTTTGGGATGAGTTGGTGGAAAgtagtatgtatgtacagaAAAGTATCGAGTTCGGTGAACGACAAGGTGGTGGTCTTCTCGTCACTTTTTTGGTACTGTACACTACTTCTATCAACTTTCGAGTGGGCTCGCTTGGGTTCACGACTTCCAAGTGCTTGGTTTTCCACAGCACTACTATTATATCTGCGAAAAATGGTTTCTTCACCATATCAACAAATTGGTACGGGCCGTTAAATAGTGTTCACTAGTTCGTATGAATGATCTTCCCGCCCGTGGCCGTCGTCGTTCCCTCTCTCGTTGGCGCCCGAATGCTACAGTATCACAGTATGTACATCTCTTCAACAGTGTGGTACGTACCGTTTTTAGAATCGGCTAGTATCGCTATCGGCCTGCAGATGGGAATGGAACGTCGTCATAGTGgaacccttttcttttttttccgccTAGGGCTACGTTGTTAAGCTTTTACTATGTACGTTTTGTCGCGTATCCGCTGGCAGTCTGCTCCATCACCGAttgcttacctacctctaggtacagAACCCACCGCGATTCGGTCCGGGTCTTGTAGTCATCCACTGTTAGCCCAAGGAAGTTATCTGGGTGTGACGACATCTGTTGTTTCGGATTTGAACggatgaaaaagaaaagaaattggGGTTCGCGATTGTTGCTCGTTGCTTTGGTGATGAGATTCGAACTGAAAAAAATGGCAAGTAGGAGCACATAAGCAGCCCCTTGTCAAAGGAAGGAACTGACAAATGTCCATTTGACTTCCTGTGTCAGTTGTCAGCGCATACCTCTACGCACAACGGTTGACCCGTTGGCCAATTGCTGCTTCACGCGGATATTCTGGATTGACCAATGGCGACGGGCTGGAAATAAAATCTCGAcgaacatcaacaccacgcATCAGCTCACAGGCCTTTTGCACAGAACCCCAAACACCCTTCATGTGCAAGTGTCCGTGTGTGAGTTTGCTGGACTTGTCAAATGATGTTTTGCCACAGTGATCCTTTTCAGGGtccccaccaccgccggccGATCTGATTGGAAATACCGAGCAGGGAGGGCAGAGGAGGGGCAGCTTGCAACGCTGTGATTGCTGCGTTGGAATTCTTGGGAATGCTTTCGCTATTGCTGTGTTGTTTGCACATCGTGGACGAATGAACCCCCAAGACATTCCTGCAGAATTGCTTCAAAAGGGTCAGCCGTCTGAGCCTCACAATGTCGTTCATCtacattcattcattcattcatcatTGTTCTTTGCACAGCATTTCCCCAAAACTTATCAAAGAGCGGAAGGAAATCATAACCAATCATAAACAGCTCGACCCCGAACGAAGAAGACTGCATCGGGTCACCCAACTTGGGACTAAAACAAGGTACCGGCGGTACCTTCCTGTTTACTTGTCCTCCTGGCTGAAGCGCTGGTCGGGATCAAACTCCGTTATCACGTTTGCTATCACAGCACTCATTCTCACAAGGACAGAAACGGGAAACCAGACAATTTGAAGATGGGGCTGCAACTTGTAGTTCTTTGCGTCTCGGGTCATTTCCACATACACTACTTCTGGCCATGAATAGTTTCATTCCAGCTGGGTAAACACCAGCCTCATCTGCGTCCTCGTGCTTTTCTCGTGCTGGGCCCAACATCGATGTTTCCATCAATGTTCTGGAGAAGCCGGTACCATACCTTCGTTGTCTCAAAGTACCTGCCCACCCGTGCACATCCCGCTTTCCATCGCCAGGGTTTTGTATGTTCCCATTCTCTTAACCCTGGTCCCCCCCCATCGCATCACGGGTCCGCGTGACCGCATCGCCGGAGTGGGCGCCATGGTACCAATTTCCTCCCGGGCCACTGTATTAGAAACAGAAGAGAGACAGGGAATTTCCCGCCCggtcttttcttctttttacgTGGAGGGTGTCTCTGGTGTGGACTGCAAAAAGCAACCTACgaagctagaggtaccgcGGGCGGTATCTGCTAGTGTACTGGAGGTGCGACCCGCTTCAGCCGCCGTGCCCGCTGGAACCAGACAGACACCCTCCATCTCAACCCTCCCGcccaagtacctctacctacaccGGCACCATTCACCTAATAAAGTGAGATTAAGCCATCCCCATAGTTCAATTTCCCCTTCACTTCAGTTGTCTGTTGGCTTGGTTTGTTTGGATCCGTCTCTTCTCTTGCcctgtatatatatataagatcTTCCCCAAACTGAAGCCCAACTTTGAAAGCTATCTACAAAGTCCTCGTTGTTTCCTGGAAGGGAACCGAAGAAACCCAAGGCCGTCCcgctttttcctcctttgcTGTAAACCTAAGCTACCTTGGGCAGTACCTCACTGACCCCGGTCCTACCTCCTGGAGACCTGACGTAGCGTCACGTCGTGGCCCGCCCTGTCCGGCCtgccctcccctcctccttgccaaCCTCACCCAACAACAAATCGGCTCAcccaaagaaaaaggatTGTCTGCTTCCAAAGCCCAATTAATTCCATCGAGCACCTGTACAACAAACGGCGACTTTGTCCGACTCACAAAGCCTTATCTCTTTCCCTCTCGCTCCAAACAAAGACATCTTCAACATCGAACCCGCTCGTCTTGACTGTTCTCCGCATCtcgaaacaaacaaacatttTCGGGAGACAAACAAGATGACTTCCCAGCCTTCTTCAGGCAAAGGCCGGGGTCGCAACCTGTCGATCGACGAGTACAATGTCTATGACGACGCGAAGACATACTATACCACCGAGGACCGCCATCACAACCACCGCGCTGGAGCCAGAACCCGCACCTACTCTCAGGTAAGCACTCCCCCGAGCCAGGATTGTCACGCTTGGGCGAGCATCCACTGATTCCGCCGCCTACAGAACAGCTTGTTCAAGCAGTTTGAACGTCTAGGCCTTCAGAAGGAGCCCTACCGCAGAGGCAGCCATGGTACGAAGACAATCACTTGCCAGCGAACGATCCCGTGCAAAACATACTGATCAGACGTTTGACAGACGAGTCAACGATCCCGCAATCCCGCCGATTCCTTATCCAGGTCGAGCCCACGCTGCAGAGTCTGCAATCGCAGGAGGACACGGATGGCAACATGCAGATCACCATCGAGGACAACGGGCCAAAGGTACGCGGAAACGCCATCAAGGGGTTAGAAGTTGCAGTTGGTATTACACAGCGCTAACATGGTGCAACCCCCCAGGTCCTGTCCCTCAGAACCGCTGCATCCAATGGCTACAACCGATTCGACATCCGTGGCACTTACATGCTCTCCAACCTTCTTCAGGAGCTTTACCTCGCCAAGGAATACGGTCGCAAGCAGATTATCCTCGATGAGGCTAGACTCAACGAGAACCCCGTGAACCGACTTTCGCGACTGATCAAAGACCACTTCTGGGAGGGTCTAACACGCCGCATTGATGCTTCCAGCATTGAAATCGCTGCGCGGGATCCCAAGGACTGGACTGACGATCCCCGACCCCGCATTTACATCCCCAGAGGAGCACCGGAACAACACGAGTATTATACCAAGGTGGCCTTGGACAGGCCTGAGCTTCGCCTGGATGTTCAATATCTTCCCGAGAAGATCACCCCCGAGATTGTTCGGGACATGAATGCCAAGCCTGGCCTGCTGGCGGTAGATATGGAAGAAGTGGTTGATCCCAAGACCGGTGAAAAGACTCTACGCGGCCGCCCTTTCGTGGTGCCCGGAGGTCGCTTCAACGAGCTGTACGGATGGGACAGCTACATGGAGTCTCTCGGTTTGCTGGTCAACGATCGGGTTGATCTGGCCAAGTCCATGGTGCAAAACTTTTGTTTCTGCATCAAGCACTACGGCAAGATCCTCAACGCTACTCGTTCCTACTACCTTTGCCGATCGCAGCCCCCCTTCCTAACGGATATGACTCTGCGCGTCTATGACAAGATCAAGCACGAACCGGGTGCGCTTGAATTCCTTCGCCAATCTCTGTTGGCCGCCATCAAGGAATACTATAGCGTCTGGACAGCTGAGCCTCGCCTTGACCCTGTGACTGGTCTCTCCAGGTACCGCCCTGAAGGCCTTGGCGTCCCTCCCGAGACCGAGGCTGGCCACTTCATCCATATTCTTGAGCCCTATGCCAAGAAGCACAACATGAGCTTTGACGAGTTTGTGTACGCTTACAACCACGGTGAGATCAAGGAGCCCACGCTCGACGACTACTTCATGCACGACAGAGCTGTTCGTGAGTCCGGCCACGATACCACATACCGCTTCGAAGGTATCTGCGCTGATCTGGCCACCATCGATCTCAATTCGCTCCTGTTCAAGTATGAGACCGACATTGCGCGTACAATTCGCAACGTCTTCCACGACAAGTTTGAGGTGCCGGATGACTGGCTCGCTACCAACAACCCCGCTGCTAGCAAGCTCGAGACATCGGCAATGTGGGATCGCCGTGCCAAGCGCAGAAAGCTGGCCATTGACAAGTACCTGTGGAACGAAGAGGCGGGCATGTACTTCGACTACAACACGGCCACGCGCAAGCAGTGCAACTATGAAAGTGCCACCACTTTCTGGGCCCTGTGGGCGGGTGTCAGCAACCCCAAGCAGGCAGCTGCCATGGTGACCAAGGCCTTGCCCAAGTTGGAGGCTTTTGGTGGTCTGCTTTCTGGAACAAAGGAGTCTCGTGGTGAGATTGGTCTAGAGCGCCCTAACCGTCAATGGGATTACCCTTACGGCTGGGCGCCGCAGCAAATTCTTGCTTGGACAGGTCTCTACCGGTACGGCTTTAACGAGGAAGCGGAGCGCCTGGCCTACAAGTGGCTGTTTATGATTACCAAGGCGTTTGTGGACTTCAACGGCGTCGTGGTGGAGAAGTATGATGTGACGAGGCCCATTGACCCACACAGAGTCGATGCCGAGTACGGCAACCAAGGGTTGGATTTCAAGGGAGTTGCCAAAGAAGGGTGAGTTTGTCTACTgctatgtttttttttttttttttgtttttttttgttttttttcccgaGAGAAGCACAATCGCTGACATGATGAACGCAGTTTCGGATGGGTCAACGCCAGTTATGTCTACGGCCTGCAGATCGTTAACGCGCATATGCGCCGTGCGCTCGGCACTCTGACTCCCTACGAAACCTTTATGAAGGCCGTCGAGGAGAATCGGAACAAGGCGCTCTCTGAGCTCGTTTGATCTGGTTTCGGCTACCCTATTTTCAACGACACGGTTATCTTTCCATCGAAGCGTCTGTTAGCCTGCAGCCTTTTGGCTTTCGCAATTTCCATTATTCGGCGTTTAGGTTTCGTATTGACTGCTGGCGCGGCTTTTTCCATCAGATTACATAGTCAGATCGGTTCTTGACAAGGGGGGCGACGAACAGGAGCTAGATTAGAGAAGTCACATCAGGAAAGAGAAGGTACTATGATGGTATATGCATACCACTGCGTGTTGCTGAGAGAGAAGACTGAAAAGCACGCGAGTTGTGTTGCTCATGTTTTGCTTTAAGGGCTGCAAACATTCCAAGAGACGGACCTCGACCTGAACGGTCagttagtagtagtagtatagatagGCAAATCACTACCTGATGAAAGAACTGAGCGAACGTGAATTGACTTGTTGTGACCGGACGGATGTGAGTGAACCTGTTGAGAATTGTCTACAGCCAGGCTCCCGCAAGACAAACCAAGGAGGACCGCGCGTGCGCTAGCCACCAAAATCATGGCATTGCCGAAGCCATAAAGACAACTTTCATTCCATCCATTGCTCTCATTGTTTTTGTTGACTTTCACGACTGACTGGTCATGGCTCACTTGAGTTCTTTTCAGGCCTTCAAACCTACTGGATGCTTTGCAAAACATTTTTCTTTGAGACTCGCCGTGAAGTCTACGTCAATTTATCTAGCGTGAGCCCGACATCTTCTACTTGCAATTCCCCTTATATTGAAATGTAGGGCATTCTTGCAAACTCCGTCACTTCGTTAGCTGGTCTTTTTGCTTAGTGACAAGATTGATGACAGCCCAAATTAAACTACTTTGTACAAACACAATCATGGGCACCGTCTTACTGCTTTATAACCATGTCAAGACACCCATTTACTCTCTCCCAGGACACTCTTTCACGACACTTGACCTCCTATCTCGACAGGTACCCCGCTTTCACCACTTGAGTCCCGCGCTCCTTACCTTTCACAAACTGCAGGATATGGCAAATGCCGTAAAGTAGAATTTTAATGACGGTAGGATGTGGTTGGCGAAATTACAGAGACGAGTGAAACTTGGGTTCGTTAACGGGATAGGATGACCTTCGCGGGTTCACATCAATGACTGACTACGTTGATTGTCGAGACtctggggaagaagaagattgaggATGTTATTGTACAGGGTCttgagatggaggagtaAGGGGAAATGAAAAAGTTCGAGGagtttcttccttccttcctcatGTTGATTCTCCctctttgttttctttgttttctttcctcaTGAAGCGAGGGGTGCGGATAGGCAACGGTGTTCCTTATCGTTTGACATTGATGATTTGTGGTTCAAGGTTTTGGAAACTGTTCTTGTTGCTTGAAATTCAGCCAGCATAGATGAAATCGTATGAGCTAGCTAGTCCTTAGTGTACTCTACAGTGCAGCAAGGTAATACTTGCGAGTGTGCATGGGGAGAAAACAAACTAGAAAAGAACTGAATTCAGATAATGAGTGGGTAGACGCTCAGTTTGGTTGGAATTGGTTGCAAATCATATCGGACAGTCGTGTGGAAGTCGTGGATCAGCTTGATAGATCTTTCTGTTCCCTTCTTGTTCCTGACGGGGTTTGTCCCCTCTCCCCCTGGTGTTCTTTCTGTGGACATCCAGAAAGAGATATGCTCCATTCTTCGCCTCTTCTTGTCGTCTACACGGACAGTCCCGCCTATGATGAGCCACGTGACGGCAAAAAGGTGAAATACCTCCAAAGTCTCTGGAGAACATTTTAGAACCGATTTTTTGGAAGGTCCAAGTCTTGGGCTTGTCTCGCTCCAGTGAAGGTTCTGCGAGTGGAAAGGGGTTCCCATTCCGGTGTGTTGAAGAGTTTGGTTCATGAATCAGGTGGGTAAGAACGAGCGATAACTCCGATGACGGTTGCACATGCCTCCAACAGCTATAGGCAAATCACAATTCAGGAACAGACACTTGATGCCACAATTTGGGTTTTGGATCTTCCAATATCTTAACTTCGGTCGACATCCCAAGGTTCCAAGGGCTTTGAATCACCGAGTGGCACAGGCGATTTCCCCGAGTTTTTCGCTTCACCCACAATAGCACCACCTCTTGGATACCCCCATTCTGCTCTAGCAGCCCACGACAGACACTCGTCCAGCTTTTTACGCCCCTTCAGCAGACAGAATCTAGGTCATAATTCCCAATGACAGTGTGCTGCAGAATATCGTCACACGTGAAAAGCAGGTGCGTAAAGCCAAAGCACTCATAATTCCGCCACACAAAATGTGTCGATCTGGTGCCTGCTGCATGTACATGTAGGGCAGAGCCACTTCT is a genomic window containing:
- the tre-2 gene encoding neutral trehalase, yielding MTSQPSSGKGRGRNLSIDEYNVYDDAKTYYTTEDRHHNHRAGARTRTYSQNSLFKQFERLGLQKEPYRRGSHDESTIPQSRRFLIQVEPTLQSLQSQEDTDGNMQITIEDNGPKVLSLRTAASNGYNRFDIRGTYMLSNLLQELYLAKEYGRKQIILDEARLNENPVNRLSRLIKDHFWEGLTRRIDASSIEIAARDPKDWTDDPRPRIYIPRGAPEQHEYYTKVALDRPELRLDVQYLPEKITPEIVRDMNAKPGLLAVDMEEVVDPKTGEKTLRGRPFVVPGGRFNELYGWDSYMESLGLLVNDRVDLAKSMVQNFCFCIKHYGKILNATRSYYLCRSQPPFLTDMTLRVYDKIKHEPGALEFLRQSLLAAIKEYYSVWTAEPRLDPVTGLSRYRPEGLGVPPETEAGHFIHILEPYAKKHNMSFDEFVYAYNHGEIKEPTLDDYFMHDRAVRESGHDTTYRFEGICADLATIDLNSLLFKYETDIARTIRNVFHDKFEVPDDWLATNNPAASKLETSAMWDRRAKRRKLAIDKYLWNEEAGMYFDYNTATRKQCNYESATTFWALWAGVSNPKQAAAMVTKALPKLEAFGGLLSGTKESRGEIGLERPNRQWDYPYGWAPQQILAWTGLYRYGFNEEAERLAYKWLFMITKAFVDFNGVVVEKYDVTRPIDPHRVDAEYGNQGLDFKGVAKEGFGWVNASYVYGLQIVNAHMRRALGTLTPYETFMKAVEENRNKALSELV